In a genomic window of Gadus macrocephalus chromosome 9, ASM3116895v1:
- the dbx2 gene encoding homeobox protein DBX2, producing the protein MVSVQTRKDTRTVTMASSPPALPGFGISGKSFLIDHLLQSAAGPEGSSSSCSSSSSSRSGRSGSGGAGGAAAGERLGHALCRSPRRIWGPQHCLQLQHQAPGWPLQQVKDLGRHLLPHSGVMSSVFLRAPTQYVLACCGGSSPPSPVFPKGTNMPMWSSESSPKSRRGILRRAVFSEEQRKELERTFRRQKYISKTDRNKLAASLSLKESQVKIWFQNRRMKWRNCREKEVHNSRSPMDELMSRGLSQEVEVEPAPEVPGPPSDGSQLHKAGRDTAVIVHGKSYREPVTLADRSSPH; encoded by the exons ATGGTTTCAGTGCAGACCCGCAAGGATACCAGGACGGTGACCATGGCCAGCTCTCCTCCCGCGTTACCGGGCTTCGGCATATCAGGGAAGAGCTTTCTAATCGACCATTTGCTTCAGTCGGCCGCCGGCCCagagggcagcagcagcagctgcagcagcagtagtagctCTAGAAGTGGTAGGAGTGgtagtggtggagctggtggtgccgCAGCAGGTGAGCGTTTGGGACATGCTCTCTGCAGGTCCCCCAGGAGGATCTGGGGCCCTCAGCACTGTCTGCAGCTCCAACATCAGGCCCCTGGATGGCCCTTGCAGCAGGTGAAGGACCTGGGCCGACACCTTCTACCGCATTCAG gtgtgaTGAGCAGTGTGTTCCTGCGGGCTCCTACGCAGTATGTGCTGGCGTGCTGCGGTGggtccagccccccctccccggtcttCCCCA AGGGAACCAACATGCCCATGTGGTCGTCAGAATCCAGCCCCAAGTCGCGCCGTGGGATACTGAGAAGGGCCGTGTTCTCGGAGGAACAGCGGAAGGAGCTGGAGAGAACGTTCCGGAGGCAGAAGTACATCAGCAAGACGGACCGGAACAAGCTAGCAGCTAGCCTCAGTCTCAAGGAGTCACAG GTGAAGATCTGGTTTCAAAACCGGAGGATGAAGTGGAGGAACTgcagggagaaggaggtgcACAACAGCCGCTCCCCCATGGATGAGCTTATGAGCCGGGGTCTttcccaggaggtggaggtcgaaCCAGCACCGGAAGTCCCCGGCCCGCCATCAGACGGATCCCAACTGCACAAGGCTGGCAGAGACACAGCCGTTATAGTGCATGGAAAATCATATCGGGAACCGGTGACTCTGGCAGATCGCTCAAGTCCACACTAA
- the LOC132464929 gene encoding delta-like protein 1 → MASSCETLHSPFLCAPAFCPDIDECAQGKHYCRENTMCVNTAGSFMCICHTGFIRIDDYSCTEHDECLSGMHNCDENALCFNMVGGHSCSCKPGYTGNGTVCKAMCDGLCQNGGTCVSPNNCICQQGFTGRRCETGKSVLFYSPLNPSAMSISLSRSVSISVFIYVSLSLSLSLSLSLSLSLSLSLSLSLSLSLSLSLCLSLSFSLSPHLSLSIFLFLSLYVCPSVCLSVCLSVCLSVCLSVCLSVCLSVCLSVCLSVCLSLSPCCSPPVSISFFMSICVSFSLSSPPFSLSLSLFPSLSPLSLLLTPKGSRWIKCTESLPNER, encoded by the exons ATGGCATCTTCGTGTG AGACCCTTCATTCCCCCTTTCTCTGCGCTCCTGCATTCTGTCCAGATATCGACGAGTGCGCCCAGGGGAAACACTACTGCCGGGAGAACACCATGTGTGTGAACACAGCCGGCTCCTTCATGTGCATCTGCCACACGGGCTTCATCAGGATCGATGACTACTCCTGCACAG AGCATGACGAGTGCCTGAGTGGAATGCACAACTGTGACGAAAACGCTCTGTGTTTCAACATGGTGGGAGGACACAGCTGCTCCTGCAAGCCCGGCTACACCGGCAACGGAACCGTCTGCAAGG CGATGTGTGACGGACTGTGTCAGAACGGAGGCACGTGCGTCTCACCCAACAACTGCATTTGCCAGCAAGGCTTCACCGGAAGGAGGTGTGAGACAGGTAAGagtgttttgttttattccCCCTTGAATCCTTCTGCCATGTCTATCTCCctttctcgctctgtctctatctctgtctttatctatgtctctctctctctctctctctctctctctctctctctctctctctctctctctctctctctctctctctctctctctctctctctctctctctctctatgtctctccctctcgttctccctctctccccatctctctctctctatctttctctttctctcactctatgtctgtccgtccgtctgtctgtctgtctgtctgtctgtctgtctgtctgtctgtctgtctgtctgtctgtctgtctgtctgtctgtctgtctgtctgtctgtctgtctgtctgtctgtctctctctccctgttgttctccccctgtctccatctctttctttatgtctatctgtgtctcgttctctctttcttccccccccttctctctttctctctctctctttccctccctctctcctctctctcttctacttACTCCAAAGGGCTCTCGCTGGATTAAATGCACTGAATCACTTCCGAACGAGCGGTGA